From the Roseibium salinum genome, one window contains:
- a CDS encoding invasion associated locus B family protein, with translation MGRRSRSALLKVATAAGIILGALAQGHSPALAQGEVRATHGDWQMRCDTPPGASGEQCALIQNVTAADRENVGLSVIILKTADKQARILRVLAPLGVLLPSGLGLRVDNADIGRAGFVRCLPNGCIAEVILEDELLTKMKGGSQATFIIFQTPEEGIGIPISLNGFSAGFDALP, from the coding sequence ATGGGCAGACGCTCCAGATCCGCTTTGCTGAAGGTTGCCACCGCCGCCGGGATCATTCTCGGCGCGCTCGCGCAGGGACATTCTCCTGCCCTCGCACAAGGCGAGGTGCGTGCCACTCACGGGGACTGGCAAATGCGCTGCGACACGCCTCCGGGCGCTTCCGGCGAGCAATGCGCGCTCATTCAGAACGTGACGGCCGCGGACCGGGAAAATGTCGGGCTGTCGGTGATCATCCTGAAAACCGCCGACAAGCAGGCGCGCATTCTCAGGGTGCTCGCACCTCTGGGCGTGCTGCTGCCTTCGGGTCTGGGTCTGCGGGTCGACAATGCGGATATCGGCCGCGCGGGCTTCGTCCGCTGCCTGCCGAACGGCTGTATCGCCGAAGTGATCCTGGAAGACGAGTTGCTGACCAAGATGAAAGGCGGATCCCAGGCGACGTTCATCATTTTCCAGACGCCCGAGGAAGGCATCGGCATCCCGATTTCGCTCAACGGATTTTCCGCGGGCTTCGACGCCCTGCCCTGA